In Anolis carolinensis isolate JA03-04 unplaced genomic scaffold, rAnoCar3.1.pri scaffold_14, whole genome shotgun sequence, the following proteins share a genomic window:
- the LOC134294369 gene encoding involucrin-like: HGDLEQQHGEHPHLEHLGQQQGEHPHLEHLGQQHGEHPHLEHLEQQHGEHPHLEHLGQQHGEHPHLEHLEQQHGEHPHLEHLEQQHGEHPHLEHLEQQHGEHPHLEHLEQQHGEHPHLEHLEQQQGEHPHLEHLGQQHGEHPHLEHLGQQHGEHPHLEHLGQQHGEHPHLEHLGQQHGEHPHLEHLGQQQGEHPHLQQREPLD, translated from the coding sequence CATGGAGACTTGGAACAGCAACATGGAGAACATCCACACTTGGAACATTTAGGACAGCAGCAAGGAGAACATCCACACTTGGAACATTTGGGACAGCAACACGGAGAACATCCACACTTGGAACATTTGGAACAGCAACATGGAGAACATCCGCACTTGGAACATTTGGGACAGCAACATGGAGAACATCCGCACTTGGAGCATTTGGAACAGCAACATGGAGAACACCCGCACTTGGAACATTTGGAACAGCAACATGGAGAACATCCACACTTGGAACATTTGGAACAGCAACATGGAGAACATCCGCACTTGGAGCATTTGGAACAGCAACATGGAGAACACCCGCACTTGGAACATTTGGAACAGCAGCAAGGAGAACATCCGCACTTGGAACATTTGGGACAGCAACATGGAGAACATCCACACTTGGAGCATTTGGGACAGCAACATGGAGAACATCCACACTTGGAGCATTTGGGACAACAACATGGAGAACATCCACACTTGGAACATTTGGGACAGCAACATGGAGAACATCCACACTTGGAACATTTGGGACAGCAGCAAGGAGAACACCCGCACTTGCAGCAGCGAGAACCTTTAGATTGA